One region of Rhodothermales bacterium genomic DNA includes:
- a CDS encoding prephenate dehydrogenase, which translates to MSIRRITIIGVGLVGGSLGKAWKSTVTDDVLITGVDHPLVLERAVASGAIDVASDDTATAVADADLVVLATPLSAIMSTLSEIAADLKPGTIVTDVGSVKVPIVRHALETIGNETLFVGGHPMAGSEVGGIDRASPFLFENATWVLCPPDTTTDDQRYDELVALIQATGARAIEMTPREHDEVAASVSHVPQLLAVALTNTVGRQNESNPNYLKLAAGGFRDLTRVAGSDAGIWRDILAANHGSILDALALFSAELQRVRNRLLEEDFGELHASFDRARKTRETIPKDSKGFISPLADVYVHADDRPGWIAAVATLLADAEINILDMELLKVREGTGGTFRMSFADQATAKSVVDRLKTAGLAAYTLD; encoded by the coding sequence ATGTCGATTCGACGCATCACCATCATCGGAGTCGGCCTCGTTGGAGGATCACTCGGCAAGGCGTGGAAGAGTACCGTTACGGATGACGTTCTGATCACCGGCGTCGATCACCCGCTGGTTCTGGAGCGTGCCGTGGCAAGTGGAGCGATTGACGTCGCGAGCGACGATACGGCAACGGCTGTCGCCGATGCAGATCTCGTCGTTCTTGCGACTCCCCTCTCTGCAATCATGTCGACGCTGTCAGAGATCGCCGCCGATCTGAAGCCCGGGACTATCGTCACCGACGTCGGCTCCGTGAAGGTCCCGATCGTGCGGCACGCGCTGGAGACAATCGGAAACGAGACACTGTTCGTTGGCGGCCATCCTATGGCGGGGTCCGAGGTGGGCGGAATTGACCGTGCGAGCCCCTTCCTGTTTGAGAACGCGACCTGGGTATTATGCCCGCCGGATACCACCACCGACGACCAACGCTATGATGAGCTCGTCGCATTGATTCAAGCCACCGGCGCTCGTGCGATAGAGATGACGCCGCGCGAGCACGACGAGGTGGCCGCCTCCGTCAGCCACGTGCCGCAACTTCTCGCGGTGGCCCTGACGAATACAGTCGGGCGGCAGAACGAGTCGAATCCCAACTACCTCAAGTTGGCAGCCGGTGGTTTTCGTGATCTGACCCGCGTTGCGGGATCGGACGCCGGCATCTGGCGGGATATCCTTGCCGCAAATCACGGGTCAATCCTGGACGCTCTCGCTCTCTTTTCAGCGGAGCTGCAACGCGTCCGAAACCGGCTCCTGGAAGAAGATTTCGGCGAGCTCCACGCATCCTTTGACCGGGCAAGGAAAACCAGGGAGACCATTCCAAAGGACTCCAAGGGTTTCATCTCCCCTCTTGCGGATGTGTACGTCCACGCCGACGACCGACCAGGCTGGATCGCAGCCGTGGCGACCCTCCTTGCTGACGCCGAAATAAACATCCTTGACATGGAACTGCTAAAAGTCAGGGAAGGAACTGGAGGCACATTCCGCATGAGTTTCGCCGACCAAGCCACGGCAAAGTCCGTCGTGGACCGGCTGAAAACTGCCGGCCTGGCAGCCTACACGCTCGACTGA
- the gcvT gene encoding glycine cleavage system aminomethyltransferase GcvT: MAPTNTRKTALHDRHLALGARMMAFAGYDMPVQYSGIVDEHTAVRTAAGMFDVSHMGEFRIRGPKAFDLIQGLVTNDVSKMYDGRAMYTVMCYPDGGIVDDLIVYRLADDDYMMVVNASNIEKDFDWIELHNGVGADIEDVSDRVALIAVQGPLATGIVQGLTDLPVSDIKFYHFLSAPSGAFFGCDHAILSGTGYTGEPGLEIYCDPDRAGAVWDAILEAGKDEGLMPAGLGARDTLRLEAGFCLYGNDITKETNPIEAGLGWITKPDKGDFIGRDPIVEVKSDGPPRKLVAFKMVDRGIPRQGYDLADPDGTVVGVVTSGSQSPVLGCGIGLGYVTNRPEFTTPGSDIRVVVRSRSLKATVAKPPLHKTG, translated from the coding sequence ATGGCACCAACAAACACCAGAAAGACCGCACTCCACGATCGACACCTCGCACTGGGTGCCCGCATGATGGCGTTCGCCGGTTATGACATGCCCGTTCAGTATTCCGGGATTGTAGACGAACACACGGCGGTCCGCACGGCGGCAGGAATGTTTGACGTCAGTCACATGGGTGAATTTCGGATCCGTGGCCCGAAGGCGTTCGACCTGATCCAGGGACTGGTCACAAACGACGTCTCAAAGATGTACGACGGCAGAGCCATGTACACGGTCATGTGCTACCCCGACGGCGGCATCGTAGACGACCTGATAGTCTACCGACTTGCCGATGACGACTACATGATGGTGGTCAACGCGTCGAATATCGAAAAGGACTTTGACTGGATCGAACTGCACAACGGGGTCGGAGCGGATATCGAAGATGTCTCCGACCGCGTAGCCCTGATCGCGGTACAGGGTCCGCTGGCGACGGGCATCGTGCAGGGTCTGACCGACCTTCCCGTTTCGGATATCAAGTTCTATCACTTCTTGAGTGCACCGTCCGGGGCCTTCTTCGGTTGCGATCATGCAATCCTTTCTGGCACAGGTTACACGGGAGAGCCCGGACTCGAAATCTACTGTGATCCCGATCGGGCCGGAGCCGTGTGGGATGCCATCCTCGAGGCAGGCAAGGACGAAGGACTGATGCCGGCGGGGCTTGGAGCACGTGACACCCTTCGTCTCGAGGCCGGGTTTTGCCTGTACGGAAACGACATTACGAAAGAGACGAATCCGATCGAAGCCGGCCTGGGCTGGATCACCAAGCCAGACAAGGGAGATTTCATCGGTCGGGATCCAATTGTCGAGGTCAAGTCGGATGGACCGCCCCGAAAACTGGTTGCGTTCAAGATGGTGGACCGGGGAATTCCGCGACAGGGATACGACCTGGCAGATCCCGACGGAACGGTCGTAGGCGTCGTGACGAGCGGCAGCCAGTCTCCCGTGCTCGGGTGCGGGATCGGTCTGGGCTATGTGACCAACCGACCTGAATTCACGACTCCCGGATCGGATATCCGCGTGGTTGTCCGATCCCGTTCGCTGAAGGCGACCGTTGCGAAGCCGCCGCTCCACAAGACAGGCTGA
- a CDS encoding 2-phosphosulfolactate phosphatase: MQVEVFLTGDNVAENDIRDHTVVVIDVLRTSTTIAGALMNGARAVVPAADMGEASTLAANLDPESCLLGGERSGLMIEGYRFGNSPLEYTREKVLGKTLILNTTNGTPSIRRVRHAEHLIVGAFVNAGVVVDFIREADLDLVIVCAGWRNRVSLEDTLCAGMLLSELWDGTEPESSTDTAHIAFTLYQNERADVAGAVRRSRHGKRLAAMDRMADVDFCGSINTVPVLPYYLDSQLVSRTVSAVAT, translated from the coding sequence ATGCAGGTTGAAGTTTTTCTCACAGGAGACAACGTTGCCGAGAACGACATCCGGGATCACACGGTCGTCGTGATAGACGTCCTCCGAACGAGCACAACCATCGCCGGCGCTTTGATGAATGGCGCTCGGGCCGTCGTGCCGGCGGCGGACATGGGCGAAGCAAGCACCCTCGCTGCCAATCTCGACCCGGAGTCATGCCTTCTGGGAGGTGAACGGTCTGGTCTGATGATTGAAGGCTATCGATTCGGAAACTCGCCGCTGGAGTACACCCGGGAGAAGGTCCTGGGCAAGACGCTTATCCTGAATACCACGAACGGCACGCCATCCATTCGGAGAGTCAGGCACGCGGAGCATCTGATTGTGGGAGCTTTCGTCAACGCCGGGGTTGTGGTTGATTTCATACGAGAGGCGGATCTCGATCTCGTGATCGTATGCGCCGGCTGGCGCAACCGCGTCTCCCTGGAAGACACGCTTTGCGCCGGGATGCTGCTGAGCGAACTCTGGGATGGCACCGAGCCGGAGAGTTCGACCGACACCGCGCACATTGCCTTCACGCTGTATCAGAACGAGCGAGCAGACGTAGCGGGCGCCGTACGACGCTCCCGGCACGGAAAACGCCTCGCAGCCATGGATCGAATGGCAGACGTGGACTTCTGCGGTTCTATAAATACTGTCCCCGTTTTACCGTACTATTTGGACAGTCAGCTTGTGTCGCGTACGGTGTCGGCCGTTGCGACGTAG
- a CDS encoding DNA translocase FtsK translates to MKSTPANNRRKPSQAKEERGLVSAERKREVLGLILMVLSVLVAFAVISYSEYDQNLARNFSIREALNPGENRAENFLGLIGAWIAHGLVFNLLGYMVIVVPGLLFAWGYLNFRHRRPAYFPTLALLIFIGAFVVAAIFGWLAQPPAELDTDLWSGRWGLGTADWMIRVFGTFGALILQVLSLAVVILLMVDRDIQKSMDRIEDGIFAMKEAYKDWTARNKAHRQARRELLTEQKTEREKIRKDEQKKILETAPAVLAKEKKKADHRVSQARIFEPRPKDDRTLETAPSVRAVPAAAGTGVAPTPPSLPEAAGDDLELKIELRKEEERTDRVDRPIGKPAEDRQYRMPPLDFLDSPDSGEVRIDYDELEENKGILLDKLATYNIEITNIKAIVGPTVTLYELTPAPGVKISRITALEDDLAMAMAAKGIRMIAPIPGKSAIGVEIPNRHRELVRVRELIGTTKFSTARMELPLILGKSIEGEVFIKDLAMMPHLLIAGATGSGKSVGLNACIAGLLYACHPANLKFVMIDPKKIELQQYARIIDHYLAMPEESIDPIITDVYQALGTLKSCEKEMEQRYDLLSDAQVRGIKEYNARFAQGRLGGDHRHLPYIVVVVDELADLMMTAGKDIEGPIARLAQMARAVGIHLILATQRPSVDVITGLIKANFPARIAYQVASKIDSRTILDQNGAQGLVGNGDLLYMLGSNIVRLQGPFVSVDEVEELTLYIERQRGDGPYILPSIEDMSDGTSLAGAYGAAERDDLFQDAARVIVRSQQGSVSLLQRKLSVGYSRAARIVDQLEDAGIVGPFEGSKARQVLVADEYELDALLNSDKAGTP, encoded by the coding sequence ATGAAGTCCACCCCTGCCAACAACAGACGAAAGCCGTCTCAAGCCAAGGAAGAACGCGGCCTCGTATCCGCCGAGCGTAAAAGAGAGGTCCTGGGGCTCATCCTGATGGTCCTGTCCGTGCTTGTCGCATTCGCTGTTATCAGCTACAGCGAATACGATCAGAACCTCGCACGGAATTTCTCGATCCGTGAAGCGCTGAATCCCGGTGAGAATCGAGCAGAGAACTTCCTCGGACTGATCGGTGCGTGGATTGCCCACGGGCTGGTATTCAATCTGCTCGGTTACATGGTCATCGTTGTGCCGGGCCTGCTGTTCGCGTGGGGTTACCTGAACTTCCGGCACCGAAGGCCGGCCTACTTTCCAACGCTGGCACTACTCATCTTCATTGGTGCCTTTGTCGTCGCAGCGATCTTCGGATGGCTGGCGCAGCCTCCTGCCGAACTCGACACGGATCTGTGGAGCGGTCGCTGGGGTCTCGGCACGGCCGACTGGATGATTCGCGTTTTCGGCACCTTCGGCGCGCTCATCCTCCAGGTCCTCAGTCTGGCGGTCGTCATCCTGCTTATGGTCGATCGTGATATCCAGAAATCGATGGATCGCATCGAGGATGGGATTTTCGCGATGAAAGAGGCATACAAGGATTGGACGGCCCGCAACAAGGCCCACCGACAGGCGAGGCGCGAGCTGCTAACGGAACAGAAGACCGAGCGCGAAAAGATCCGAAAGGACGAACAGAAGAAGATTCTTGAGACGGCGCCCGCGGTGCTGGCGAAGGAGAAAAAGAAGGCGGACCATCGGGTTTCGCAGGCACGCATTTTTGAACCGCGTCCGAAAGACGACAGGACGCTGGAGACCGCACCGTCCGTACGGGCCGTCCCTGCAGCGGCCGGAACAGGTGTGGCACCTACCCCGCCGTCCTTGCCGGAGGCCGCAGGTGACGACCTCGAATTGAAGATCGAACTCCGTAAGGAGGAAGAACGCACCGACCGTGTTGATCGACCGATCGGAAAGCCGGCAGAGGATCGCCAGTATCGGATGCCGCCGCTGGATTTCCTCGATTCTCCGGATTCCGGCGAAGTACGTATTGACTACGACGAGCTCGAGGAAAACAAAGGCATTCTTCTCGACAAGCTGGCTACGTACAACATCGAGATAACGAACATCAAGGCGATCGTCGGCCCTACCGTGACGTTGTACGAACTCACCCCTGCGCCAGGCGTCAAGATCAGCCGGATCACGGCGTTGGAGGATGACCTCGCGATGGCCATGGCCGCAAAGGGCATCCGCATGATCGCGCCCATTCCCGGCAAATCAGCGATCGGGGTAGAGATACCGAACCGGCATCGTGAACTCGTGCGCGTTCGTGAGTTGATCGGAACGACGAAGTTCAGCACGGCTCGGATGGAACTGCCTCTCATTCTCGGGAAGTCCATCGAGGGCGAAGTGTTCATCAAGGACCTCGCCATGATGCCGCACCTGCTGATCGCCGGCGCGACGGGTTCCGGTAAGTCCGTAGGACTCAATGCGTGCATCGCGGGCCTGCTCTATGCATGCCACCCGGCCAACCTGAAGTTCGTAATGATCGATCCCAAGAAGATCGAGCTGCAGCAGTACGCACGAATCATCGACCACTACCTCGCGATGCCCGAGGAGTCAATCGACCCGATCATCACCGATGTGTATCAGGCGCTGGGAACGCTCAAGAGCTGCGAAAAGGAGATGGAGCAGCGATATGATTTGCTGTCCGATGCGCAGGTCCGCGGCATCAAGGAGTACAATGCGCGCTTCGCCCAGGGGCGCCTTGGCGGAGATCACCGACATCTGCCGTACATCGTGGTCGTCGTGGATGAACTGGCCGATCTGATGATGACGGCCGGGAAGGACATCGAGGGACCGATCGCCCGCCTGGCGCAGATGGCGCGGGCAGTCGGCATTCATCTCATCCTTGCCACGCAGAGACCGTCCGTCGATGTGATCACGGGCCTGATCAAAGCCAATTTCCCCGCAAGGATTGCCTATCAGGTGGCCTCGAAGATCGACTCGCGCACGATCCTGGACCAGAATGGAGCACAGGGTCTGGTGGGCAACGGCGACCTCCTGTACATGCTGGGGAGCAACATTGTCCGACTCCAGGGACCATTTGTCTCGGTCGACGAAGTCGAGGAGCTGACGCTGTACATCGAACGGCAACGAGGAGACGGCCCGTACATCCTCCCATCGATCGAGGACATGTCGGATGGCACTTCACTGGCCGGAGCCTACGGAGCAGCCGAGCGCGACGACCTCTTCCAGGACGCCGCCCGCGTGATTGTCCGAAGCCAGCAGGGATCGGTATCTCTGCTTCAGCGAAAACTGTCTGTTGGCTACTCGCGAGCTGCCCGAATCGTCGATCAGCTGGAGGACGCCGGAATCGTCGGGCCGTTCGAAGGATCCAAGGCCCGACAGGTTCTTGTTGCGGACGAATACGAACTGGATGCCCTGCTCAACTCCGACAAGGCGGGCACGCCCTAG
- the purE gene encoding 5-(carboxyamino)imidazole ribonucleotide mutase encodes MNKENPLVAILMGSESDLPVMQGAVDILEEFGISFDIRVLSAHRTPEETAQYAADARDRGVKVFIAGAGGAAHLGGVIAAFTPLPVIGVPVPTKNLGGLDSLLSIVQMPSGVPVASVAIGGAKNAALLAVQIIGTGQPELLDRFMDYKAAMLDKVAAMNQRVQDAVR; translated from the coding sequence ATGAATAAGGAAAATCCCCTCGTCGCGATACTGATGGGCAGCGAGTCCGACCTGCCGGTGATGCAGGGCGCTGTCGACATCCTTGAGGAGTTTGGCATCTCGTTCGACATCCGCGTTCTGTCGGCCCATCGAACGCCCGAGGAGACGGCGCAGTATGCCGCAGACGCCCGCGACCGCGGTGTCAAGGTCTTTATCGCGGGCGCCGGTGGCGCAGCCCACCTGGGCGGGGTGATCGCGGCGTTTACACCGCTTCCGGTAATCGGCGTGCCGGTGCCTACCAAGAACCTTGGAGGACTCGACTCGCTTCTATCCATCGTGCAGATGCCGAGCGGAGTACCGGTCGCATCCGTTGCTATCGGCGGGGCGAAGAATGCTGCCTTGCTTGCTGTCCAGATCATCGGCACGGGACAGCCCGAACTGCTTGACCGGTTCATGGACTACAAGGCCGCGATGCTCGACAAAGTCGCCGCCATGAATCAGCGGGTGCAGGACGCCGTTCGGTAG
- a CDS encoding tetratricopeptide repeat protein has protein sequence MAIRDSLGWRRKLRLSALAVLVALSYPVLGQESDLMTDGILAFREDRFADAAQAFEQAVGLNPDNAEAHFLLARVYFETPLRDVKRAGKELDRALEIDPENVQYLVARLEQLRVEANNFFVEKIRESKRIRLALKILSMDSTNAFAHEEMGLLHIRDFWRYRNAVSIPKLAFVNPDYERAIPEANEFDAGDFEPGSAPGAPVTFNPTNPIRPYSDFDANIFNLDDEFNLDRFASQGVAIQDLSKRADRAYARAVLHLEKSLESDPRRRTVYENLLRVHVLRDEPMKALGLLDRMFQYFPEDAFLWMNLGYAHYRSGNSSAAAVSFKRALEVMSDEERSVFETLDFILPEDERRLYREDPAGYSSRFWTSKDPRYLTPYNERRLEHQARIVYADLLYAAPDVKKRGWETDRGRILIRYGQPQADVTWTATGSVNDRMVISTAVLGTMDVTDFSADLVEDANRYNIWEYGEFRFVFEDPFNNGRFRFYSPPADAISNGRVDQAWVNDYQIKSKEIFRKHPDLYEYTPPGRQVDIPFLVSSFRGMEGTTADVYVQYGIPVTEYDQNENLVEVTANVGTFLINDSRDLVVERRKTLYGLNTAQIVGFDDLNLWVSSERVSSPSGAHEVSMEFETASGGTVAVQRRRVTIPDFNRDGLLVSDIMLSYRVEETPDGQPLGGADIVRNTLSIMPAPWSVFSVQQPLYLYFEVYNLVLGADNRTDFEVEATLSPKDDRKGLGGFVKGIFGGGDKGVSITTPVTGSTPDDNQYLILDATSQEPGVYTLRVRVRDQLTGKTAERTTDLFLQ, from the coding sequence ATGGCGATTAGAGATTCTTTAGGATGGCGGCGCAAGCTGCGCCTGTCGGCACTGGCAGTGCTCGTCGCACTGAGTTATCCGGTGCTCGGACAGGAGTCAGACCTTATGACCGATGGCATTCTGGCGTTCCGGGAGGACCGGTTTGCTGACGCCGCTCAAGCTTTTGAGCAGGCGGTCGGTCTGAATCCGGACAACGCCGAGGCGCATTTCCTGCTGGCTCGTGTGTACTTCGAGACCCCGCTTCGAGACGTCAAGCGGGCCGGGAAGGAGCTCGACCGCGCGCTCGAGATCGATCCGGAAAACGTGCAGTACCTCGTTGCGCGGCTGGAGCAGCTTCGGGTGGAGGCGAATAACTTCTTTGTCGAAAAGATTCGCGAAAGCAAGCGGATCAGGCTCGCTCTCAAGATACTGTCGATGGATTCAACGAACGCCTTCGCGCACGAGGAGATGGGTCTGCTTCACATTCGTGATTTCTGGCGCTACCGGAACGCTGTCTCGATTCCGAAGCTGGCATTCGTCAACCCGGACTATGAACGGGCTATCCCCGAGGCGAACGAATTCGACGCCGGCGACTTCGAGCCCGGCTCTGCGCCTGGCGCCCCGGTTACCTTCAATCCGACCAACCCCATCCGGCCTTACTCCGATTTTGACGCAAACATCTTTAACCTCGACGACGAGTTCAATCTGGACAGGTTCGCCAGTCAGGGCGTTGCGATTCAGGATCTGAGCAAGCGAGCCGACCGTGCCTATGCACGCGCCGTTTTGCATCTTGAGAAGTCGCTCGAGTCGGACCCCAGGCGGCGCACCGTGTATGAGAACCTGCTCCGCGTTCACGTGCTGCGTGACGAACCAATGAAAGCGCTGGGGCTGCTTGACCGGATGTTTCAGTACTTCCCGGAGGATGCGTTCCTGTGGATGAATCTCGGGTACGCCCACTATCGGTCCGGCAATTCGTCTGCCGCTGCCGTGAGCTTCAAAAGGGCCCTCGAGGTCATGTCGGACGAAGAGCGAAGTGTCTTTGAGACGCTCGACTTCATCCTTCCCGAAGACGAGCGGCGTTTGTATCGCGAGGATCCAGCCGGGTATTCGTCCAGGTTCTGGACGAGCAAGGACCCCCGATACCTGACGCCATACAACGAGAGGCGTCTGGAGCATCAGGCAAGGATCGTGTACGCCGACCTGCTGTACGCAGCACCTGATGTCAAGAAACGTGGTTGGGAAACCGACCGCGGCAGGATTCTAATCAGGTACGGACAGCCACAGGCGGATGTAACGTGGACGGCAACGGGGAGCGTGAACGACAGGATGGTGATCTCGACAGCCGTCCTTGGGACCATGGACGTCACCGATTTCTCTGCCGATCTTGTAGAAGACGCTAACCGGTACAACATCTGGGAATACGGTGAATTCCGTTTTGTGTTTGAGGACCCGTTCAACAACGGAAGATTCCGATTCTACAGTCCGCCCGCCGATGCCATCTCGAACGGACGGGTCGACCAGGCGTGGGTCAATGACTATCAGATCAAGTCAAAGGAGATCTTCCGCAAGCATCCTGACCTCTACGAATACACACCACCGGGGCGACAGGTCGACATCCCGTTCCTGGTGTCGTCGTTCCGCGGAATGGAAGGGACGACGGCGGATGTATACGTCCAGTATGGAATTCCTGTTACCGAGTACGATCAGAACGAAAACCTGGTCGAAGTGACGGCGAATGTCGGAACGTTCTTGATTAACGACAGCCGAGATCTGGTCGTCGAGCGCCGCAAGACCCTGTACGGTTTGAACACAGCCCAGATCGTGGGCTTCGACGATCTCAATCTGTGGGTGTCATCGGAGCGCGTCTCGTCGCCGAGTGGCGCGCACGAAGTCTCGATGGAGTTCGAGACCGCCTCCGGAGGCACGGTAGCGGTGCAGCGTCGCAGAGTGACGATTCCTGATTTCAACAGGGATGGCCTGCTGGTGAGTGATATCATGCTGAGTTATCGCGTCGAGGAAACGCCCGACGGGCAACCCCTGGGCGGCGCCGACATTGTTCGGAACACCCTGTCGATCATGCCTGCGCCGTGGAGCGTCTTCAGCGTCCAGCAGCCACTCTACCTCTATTTCGAGGTGTACAATCTTGTACTCGGGGCCGATAATCGGACTGATTTCGAAGTGGAAGCGACGCTTTCACCCAAGGATGATCGCAAGGGTCTTGGCGGCTTCGTCAAGGGGATCTTCGGTGGCGGCGACAAGGGCGTCTCGATTACGACTCCGGTCACGGGGTCAACGCCCGACGACAACCAGTATCTGATTCTGGATGCAACCAGTCAGGAACCGGGCGTCTACACACTTCGAGTGAGGGTGCGCGACCAGTTGACAGGCAAGACGGCCGAACGGACGACCGATCTCTTCCTGCAATAG
- a CDS encoding GWxTD domain-containing protein has protein sequence MAIVPTVARGQETDSLFERAQRAFDDGQYGEARSFLEDAVERAPDNAQALHLLARTSLAQYPRDIKRAKTANNRAIALEPDNVEFLSLKLYRLHAFPSSAVPPLQTRRKQDLAERILGLDGENELAHAVLGEVALEDYLNARSSVSFPDLDNLDVLAPREAFYNAAYLLDPVLEPGVDSGGLGFRMSQRYGGTQIESVSKNEEARKRYELAVEHLQHALDTNPSRKSTYETLLTAATLEGEFEEADRVVELMLSHLADDPETWLFRGLVSFRLNRSAEASDAFKTALDLMGPESTAEYLDTTLFAGHGPESESEPDETRSFWAGRDPFLLTPENERRLEHLARMVYADLRFGDLYPDRRGWDTEPGEVILRYGVPLGEAQTSTRLDKYLVLHYGDFFFKFMDLAKSGKLTFYSPKVGDGGPSFAEIERAIDDDFTLISRRLFRERPEQFIYDRHGTRQAVPYMVSVLKGDTSELDVLVVLGVGASEHAESDQVRSAAFLLDPDGEIVRATDGAPIRGLQINREEDRFQVFSRSLAAPPGDYTIVVEYDRSDADEAGFHRRPIRIRPFPDHEPSISDLVLAYAVEEEAGEDPSRLQRRGYSIEPAPWGVFDQGQPVYVYFESYNEAASAEHPFGYQIEALLTPYKDVDDLSRAAEKAFRSRRRRGVSVQYAGEARSRVEPQYLILDTKEAKKGTYLVGLRLIDETAGHESFAGRVVILE, from the coding sequence ATGGCGATCGTGCCGACCGTCGCTCGCGGCCAGGAAACGGACTCGCTCTTCGAAAGGGCCCAGCGTGCTTTTGATGACGGTCAATACGGCGAGGCACGATCATTCCTAGAGGACGCAGTTGAACGCGCACCTGACAACGCGCAGGCGCTCCATCTGCTCGCCAGGACCTCCCTCGCGCAGTACCCGCGGGACATCAAGCGGGCGAAAACCGCGAACAACCGGGCTATCGCGCTGGAGCCGGACAACGTCGAGTTTCTGTCGTTGAAGCTCTACAGGCTGCACGCTTTTCCTTCGTCGGCCGTGCCTCCTTTGCAGACCAGACGCAAGCAGGATCTCGCCGAGAGGATCCTTGGTCTGGATGGCGAAAATGAACTGGCACATGCCGTACTCGGCGAGGTCGCACTGGAGGACTATCTCAACGCTCGATCGTCCGTCAGTTTTCCGGATCTGGACAACCTCGATGTGCTCGCGCCTCGAGAGGCATTCTACAACGCGGCCTACCTGCTCGATCCGGTACTCGAGCCCGGCGTTGACTCAGGCGGACTTGGCTTTCGGATGTCACAGCGATACGGCGGGACACAGATCGAGTCGGTTTCAAAAAACGAGGAAGCCCGGAAGCGATACGAACTGGCGGTCGAGCACCTTCAGCACGCCCTCGACACCAACCCCTCGCGCAAGTCGACCTACGAGACCCTGTTGACCGCGGCCACGCTGGAGGGCGAGTTCGAGGAGGCGGATCGAGTGGTCGAACTGATGCTCTCGCACCTGGCAGATGATCCGGAAACGTGGTTGTTTCGAGGTCTGGTGAGTTTCCGTCTGAATCGTTCGGCGGAGGCTAGCGATGCTTTCAAGACCGCCCTGGATCTGATGGGTCCGGAATCAACCGCTGAGTATCTGGACACGACGTTGTTCGCGGGGCACGGCCCGGAATCCGAGTCGGAGCCGGACGAGACGCGCTCATTCTGGGCGGGAAGAGATCCGTTTCTGCTGACACCTGAAAACGAGCGGCGGCTGGAGCATCTGGCGAGAATGGTCTATGCAGACCTGCGCTTCGGCGATCTCTACCCGGATCGTCGTGGATGGGATACGGAACCCGGCGAGGTCATTCTGCGCTACGGCGTGCCTCTGGGCGAAGCGCAGACGAGCACGCGGTTGGACAAGTACCTCGTCCTTCACTACGGCGACTTCTTTTTCAAGTTCATGGATCTCGCGAAGTCGGGTAAGCTCACTTTCTACTCTCCGAAGGTGGGCGATGGCGGTCCCAGCTTCGCAGAGATCGAGCGCGCCATTGACGACGACTTCACGTTGATCTCGCGACGTCTGTTTCGAGAGCGACCCGAGCAGTTCATTTATGATCGTCACGGAACGCGGCAGGCGGTGCCATACATGGTCTCCGTTTTGAAGGGCGACACGTCCGAGCTGGATGTATTGGTGGTGCTTGGAGTCGGGGCATCTGAGCACGCCGAAAGTGATCAGGTGAGGTCGGCCGCGTTCTTGCTGGACCCGGACGGTGAGATCGTCCGTGCGACAGACGGGGCTCCCATCCGTGGTCTTCAGATCAATCGGGAAGAGGACCGCTTTCAGGTTTTTTCCCGGAGCCTTGCCGCACCGCCGGGAGACTATACGATCGTCGTGGAGTATGATCGTTCTGACGCGGACGAGGCGGGGTTTCACCGCCGCCCGATCCGGATTCGACCCTTCCCCGATCATGAGCCTTCGATCAGCGATCTTGTGCTTGCCTACGCTGTAGAGGAGGAAGCAGGGGAGGATCCGAGTCGACTGCAACGACGCGGATACTCGATCGAGCCGGCCCCGTGGGGCGTGTTCGACCAGGGCCAGCCCGTCTACGTGTATTTTGAGTCGTATAACGAAGCGGCCAGTGCCGAGCACCCTTTTGGGTACCAGATCGAGGCGCTCTTGACGCCCTACAAGGACGTAGATGATCTTTCGCGTGCTGCCGAGAAGGCGTTTCGGAGTCGCCGTCGGCGTGGCGTGTCAGTGCAATATGCCGGCGAGGCTCGCAGTCGCGTCGAGCCACAGTACCTGATTCTCGATACGAAAGAAGCGAAAAAGGGGACCTACCTTGTCGGATTGCGTTTAATCGACGAGACCGCCGGGCATGAGTCGTTTGCCGGCAGAGTCGTGATTCTTGAATAG